The region CCTTATCTCCGTTCTTTAAGCAGGCAATCGGCGTAAGGTAATGGCATTGATGATACCGATTCAGGGTAAAAATAATGATGCATCTCCCTCGTATGCCTGCACTTTTTCTGGGCCACGGCAGCCCGATGAACGTGCTGGAAGATAACCGTTATACCCGCGCCTGGCGCGCGCTTGGCGAAACGCTGCCGCGCCCGAACGCCATTGTCATGGTCTCGGCCCACTGGTTTACGCGCGGCACCGGCGTCACCGCGATGGAAAAGCCGCAAACTATCCACGATTTTGGCGGCTTCCCGCAGGCGCTCTATGATACCCGCTATCCTGCGCCCGGCTCACCGGCGCTGGCGCAGCGCGTGGTTGATCTTCTGGCGCCGCTGCCGGTCACGCTCGATAGTGAAGCCTGGGGTTTTGACCACGGCGCCTGGGGCGTCCTGATAAAAATGTATCCGCAGGCCGATATTCCACTGGTGCAACTGAGTATAGATAGCACTAAACCGCCGCTCTGGCACTACCAGATGGGGCGTCGTCTGGCGTCGCTGCGCGATGAAGGCGTCATGCTGGTGGCGAGCGGCAACGTGGTGCATAACCTGCGTACTGCCCGCTGGCATGGCGAAGGCGAGCCGTATCCGTGGGCAGAATCTTTC is a window of Cronobacter muytjensii ATCC 51329 DNA encoding:
- the ygiD gene encoding 4,5-DOPA-extradiol-dioxygenase translates to MHLPRMPALFLGHGSPMNVLEDNRYTRAWRALGETLPRPNAIVMVSAHWFTRGTGVTAMEKPQTIHDFGGFPQALYDTRYPAPGSPALAQRVVDLLAPLPVTLDSEAWGFDHGAWGVLIKMYPQADIPLVQLSIDSTKPPLWHYQMGRRLASLRDEGVMLVASGNVVHNLRTARWHGEGEPYPWAESFNNFVKDNLMWRGDDAAHPLVNYLAHPGGSLANPTPEHFLPLLYALGAWNGDEPVTIPVDGLEMASLSMLSVQVG